The DNA region CGACCAGTGGGACTGGGAAAAGGTCATCACCCGCGCCGACCGGAATATGCAAACCCTCCAATCCACCGCGAACGCCATCATGTGCGCGCTGCGTACCACCCAAGGGGTTCTGGCGCAGGAATTCTCGGCGCTCGAGCGGTACCTGCCCGACCACCTGGAATTCTTCACAAGCCAGGAGCTGGAGGATCTGTATCCCGATCTCACGCCCAAGCAGCGGGAGGACGCGGTCGCCCAAAAATACGGCGCGGTCTTCATCTCGCAGATCGGCGGCGCGCTCCGTTCCGGAAAACCCCACGACGGCCGCGCGCCCGACTACGACGACTGGCAGCTCAACGGCGATATCCTCATCTGGTACCCGGTGCTTGGACGCGCGCTGGAACTTTCCTCAATGGGGATCCGCGTGGATGAAAAAACGCTCCGCGAACAGCTCGAAATCTCCGGCTGCACCGACCGCGCCGCAATGCCGTTCCACAGCATGCTGCTGGCGGGACGTCTGCCGCTCACGATGGGCGGCGGCATTGGACAGAGCCGTATCTGCATGGCGCTTTTGCAGAAAGCGCATATCGGAGAAGTGCAGGCTTCGGTCTGGCCGGACGACATGCACGACGCCTGCGCGGCTTCCGGCATCCATCTGCTGTAATCCAGGCATCCCCATTTGGGACGATGACCTGTTCCTGAAACAAGAAGTGGAGGTTATTTATGGATCTGACGACACTGTTCGGTTCAAAAGTATTCGGCGACGCCGCCATGCGCAAATATCTGTCCCGTGAAGTTTATGAGAGCCTTAAGCGCACGCAGGAGGGCGGGCTGCCGCTTGACCCGGCCATTGCGGAAGCGGTGGCCGAAGGGATGAAAGACTGGGCCATTTCGCTCGGCGCGACCCATTACGCCCACTGGTTCCAGCCGCTCACCAACATCACCGCCGGCAAGCACGATTCTTTCATCGAACCGGCTGGCAACGGCGACATCGTGCTGGAATTCTCCCCAAAGGCGCTGGTCAAAGGGGAGCCGGACGCCTCCTCGTTCCCTTCCGGCGGGCTCCGCGCCACCTTTGAGGCGCGCGGCTACACCACCTGGGACCCCACTTCCCCCGCTTTTGTCAAGGACGGAACCCTCTACATACCAACCGCCTTCTGCGCCTACAACGGCGAAGCGCTCGATCAAAAGACCCCGCTTCTGCGCTCGATGCAGGCGGTGAACGATCAGGCGCTGCGGCTGCTGCGGCTGTTGGGCAATACGACCTCCAAGTGCGTGGTGCCGACGGTCGGCGCGGAACAGGAATACTTCCTCATCGACCGCGGCCTTTACGAAAAACGGCTTGACCTCAAAATTTGCGGGCGCACACTGATCGGCGCGAAGCCGCCGAAGGGCCAGGAGCTTGACGACCACTACTGTGGGCGCATCCGGCTGCGGGTGGCGGACTATATGAAAGCGGTCGACGAGGAACTCTGGGCGCTCGGCATCCCGAGCAAGACCAAGCATAACGAAGTCGCACCCGCCCAGCATGAGCTGGCCTCGGTTTTTGGATCGGCAAACATCACCTGCGACCACAACCAGCTCACAATGGAAACGCTGCGGGTGGTCGCAAAACAGAAGGGTCTGGCCTGCCTGCTGCATGAAAAACCGTTCGCGGGCATCAACGGCTCCGGAAAGCACAACAACTATTCCCTTTCGACCGACGACGGCCTGAATCTGCTTTCCCCCTCGAAGGATCCCGCCAAAAACCGCCGGTTCCTGCTGGTGCTCGCCGCCTTCCTCGAAGCGGTCGACGATTATGCGGATCTTCTGCGCGCATCCGCCGCCTGCGCCGGGAACGACCACCGTCTGGGCGGCTGCGAGGCGCCTCCCGCCATCATTTCGGTCTTCCTTGGCGAGAACCTTACCCAAGAGCTTGTCAGCGCTGCTGAGGGCCACAGCGCCCACGAGAACGAACGTCAGATGCTGCATACCGGCGTAGCCGCTTTGCCCGACTTCGTCAAGGATGACAGCGACCGCAACCGCACCTCTCCCTTTGCCTTTACCGGCAATAAATTTGAATTCCGCATGCTCGGTTCCTCCCAATCGATCGCGCTGACCAACGTGGTGCTCAACACCGCTCTGGCCGACGTCTTTCAGAAGTTCTGCGACCGGCTCGAAAAGGCTCCCGACCGCGACAAAGAAATCGGCGCGATCATTGCCGATGTGATGAACCGCCACGGCAGGATTATTTTCAACGGTAACAACTATTCCGAAGCTTGGGTGCAGGAAGCCAAACGCCGCGGCCTGCCGGTCCTGGATTCCTCGGTTGAGGCGTTCGACTGCCTCACCGCGCCGAAAAATATCGCCCTTTTCAAACGTCACTGCGTTTTTACCGAGCCCGAGTGCCTTTCCCGTGTGGAGATCCTACTCGAAAACTACAGCAAAGTCCTCGCCATCGAGTCAGCCACCATGATCGAAATGGTGCGCCGCCAGGTCTATCCGGCGGTTGTGCGCTATACCGGCGAGCTGGCCGAAACGCTCAACCGGATGCGTACCGCCGGTGCGCTCAGCGAATCGACGGTGCGGGTGCTGGGAACGCTCACCGCGCTGATCGACCAGATCGACAGTGAGCTGGACGCTCTGCGCGACGCGTTCGCGCGCAGCCAATCGATCGAGGACCTGCACGAGCACGCGGTATTCATGCGCGACACCGTCTGCGGCTGTATGGACAGCCTGCGCGCCGCCTGTGATGCGGCCGAGCACATCCTTGACTTTGAAAGCTGGCCGATCCCCACCTACACCGACCTGCTCTTGCGGGTATAAAGCATTCCAGACAAAAAGAAGCGCTCACCGATGGGTGAGCGCTTCTTTTAAATTGATCAGGCGTTGATTCCTGCTGCCTCGGAACTGCAGCGAAAGGTCGCGTTCGGCTTCCAGATAGGGGCCGTCCACAAGCAGATCGCAGAGCTGCAAAAGCCGCAAAATATCCGGCTCCTGCTCCGATTTTTGCAATAATTGTTCAAAAGTATACCCAGAGTAAATTGTCAGGTTTTTTCCAAGCGCTTTGATCCGCTCACCGAGTTCACAGAGCGCCGCGGCCTGGCAAAACGGCTCTCCGCCGGAAAAGGTCACGCCGCTCATCAGCGGGTCAGCTTTCACCTGCCGCACGATCTCATCCATGTCAGCCAGATAGCCGCCGTCAAAATCATGCGTCTGGGGATTGTGACAGCCTGGACAATGATGCGGGCACCCCTGTACGAACACGACATAGCGCATTCCCGGCCCATCCACAATCGAATCGGAGATGCAACCGGAAATTCGCAGCGGGGTGCTCATAACTTCACTTCGCGGACAACAGTGTGCTTGACCCGCTCGCTTTCCTCTGCGCGTTTCGCATCATTGAAGCGGTCGAGCGTGCCCACCAGGTAACCGGTGATACGCCGAATGCGTTCAAAGCCGACGCCCGCGCCGATCATCTCCGGTTCATTCTGTACAGTCTGTGTATTTTGCATATGAATTCCCTCCTGTATGTTATTTCATACGTAAATCATCTGTGTGTCATGCCTTTGCGCGTTCCGCCGCGCACCACAGGTCTTTGCGCGTTCCGCCGCGCACCACGGGTCTTTGCGCGTTCCGCCGCGCACCACGGGTCTTTTGCGCGTTCCGCCGCGCACCACGGGTCTTTGCGCGTTCCGCCGCGCACCACAGGTCTTTGCGCGTTCTGCCGCGCACCACGGGTCTTTGCGCGTTCCGCCGCGCACCACGGGTACCTTTTCGAACGAACGAAAAGGTACCAAAAGTTCGCGCAAGGGGCTAGCCGCCCCTTCCGAAACCCCGCGGACGCCTTGCCAAAACCTGCGCCACAAACGCCCCCAACAAACGGTCAGCTCAAGGCTGAAGCCGGCGTTATCTGCTCCCCGCACCGCTTAGATATCAAGTTCGGGCGGGAGAGAATGGATTCGCCATGGACCGTCCGTTTTCCGCGCCCACCGCGATTCGGATTTCAATTCGTGCGAAGCACACCTTATCCCAAATCCGCCGCTGAAAGCGGCGGGCCGTCGCAGACGGCACCCAGCGGGGGTCCCGCAGGGGGTATGCAACCCCCTGCGAGCGGCCGTCGCGCCTTTGGCGCGCTCCGGAAAATGCCGCGCGATGCATTCGCGCGTTTTTTCCGGGCAGGCCGCTATTTGCCGTACCCTTCATAGCCGCGAAAATCCCGACCGGCGCCGACATAGCAGCCGAGCTCCTTGAGCTTCGCGACGCTCACCGCTTCGCCCTCATGGCGGCCACAGCGCGGACAGACGTCGTCGATGATGCCGGTGTAACCGCAGACTGGGTCGCGGTCGACCGGATGGTTGATCGACCCGTAGCCGATGCCGCATTCCTTCATGTAGCGGACCACCTGTTCGAACGCGTCGAGGTTCTTGAGCGGGTCGCCGTCCAGCTCGATGTAGGAGATATGCCCCGCGTTGGTCAGCGCATGATACGGCGCTTCCAGACGGATCTTCTCGCTGGCGGAGATGTTGAAGTAGACCGGGATGTGGAACGAGTTGGTGTAAAAGTCGTGGTCGGTCACCCCTTCGATCGAGCCATAGAGCTCGCGGTCCATCCGCACAAAACGTCCGGAAAGGCCTTCCGCCGGAGTGGCGAGCAGGGTATAATTGAACCCGGTGGCGCGGGTCGCCTCATCCATGCGTTTACGCATATGACCAACAATCTCAAGTCCCAGATTCTGGGCATATTCGCTTTCGCCGTGGTGCTGCCCAATCAGCGCCTTGAGCGTCTCCGCCAGGCCGATGAAGCCCATCGAGAGGGTGCCGTGCTTGAGCACCTCGCCCACCTCGTCGTCCGGGCCGAGCTTGTCCGAATCAAGCCAGATACCCTGTCCCATCAGGAACGGGTAGTTACGGACCTTCTTTTTTGCCTGGATCTTGTAGCGCTCCATCAGCTGCTCGATGACAATATCAATCTTACGGTCGAGCTCTTCGAAGAAGAAGTCGATGTCGCCTTTCGAACGGATCGCGATGCGCGGGAGGTTCACCGAGGTGAAGCTGAGGTTCCCGCGCCCGTTGACAATTTCACGGGTCTTATCGTAGTAGTTGCCGATCACGCGGGTGCGGCATCCCATATAAGCAATTTCGGTTTCCGGGCGGCCGGGCCGGTAATACTGCAGGTTATACGGCGCGTCGAGGAAGGAGAAGTTCGGGAACAGCCGTTTGGCGGAAACCCGGCAGGCCAGCTTAAAGAGGTCGTAATTCGGTTCGCCGGGGTTAAAGTTAATGCCTTCCTTCACCTTGAAGATGTGGATCGGGAAGATGGCGGTTTCGCCGTTTCCAAGCCCCGCCTCGGTCGCAAGCAGCACCTTTTCAGTGACCATGCGTCCCTCTGGAGAGGTGTCGGTGCCGTAGTTGATCGAGGAGAACGGGATCTGCGCGCCGGCGCGGGAATGCATCGTATTGAGATTGTGGACCAGCGCCTCCATTGCCTGGTAGGTAGCGCGGTCTGTCTCTTTGAACGCCTCTCTGAGCGCAAACCGCTGGATCTTCTGTGCTGTCTGTTCATCCACCAGCGCGCAGAGCAGCGGCAGTTCAAAGCCGCGGTAGCCGTTGTCGTCCGCAAGCACCGGCTCCACGCCCTGCGCCTCTTTCACCTGCGCGGCAATTTCCTTCGCGCGCTCATC from Anaerotruncus rubiinfantis includes:
- the nrdG gene encoding anaerobic ribonucleoside-triphosphate reductase activating protein, whose product is MSTPLRISGCISDSIVDGPGMRYVVFVQGCPHHCPGCHNPQTHDFDGGYLADMDEIVRQVKADPLMSGVTFSGGEPFCQAAALCELGERIKALGKNLTIYSGYTFEQLLQKSEQEPDILRLLQLCDLLVDGPYLEAERDLSLQFRGSRNQRLINLKEALTHR
- the asnA gene encoding aspartate--ammonia ligase; the encoded protein is MSVKNLILPPNYFSKLDILETEIAIKLAKDTFERELAKMLTLTRVSAPLFVRPETGLNDDLNGVERPVQFDVLDIGADVQIVHSLAKWKRMALARYGFAPETGLYTDMNAIRRDEELDNLHSIYVDQWDWEKVITRADRNMQTLQSTANAIMCALRTTQGVLAQEFSALERYLPDHLEFFTSQELEDLYPDLTPKQREDAVAQKYGAVFISQIGGALRSGKPHDGRAPDYDDWQLNGDILIWYPVLGRALELSSMGIRVDEKTLREQLEISGCTDRAAMPFHSMLLAGRLPLTMGGGIGQSRICMALLQKAHIGEVQASVWPDDMHDACAASGIHLL
- a CDS encoding glutamine synthetase III family protein, whose product is MDLTTLFGSKVFGDAAMRKYLSREVYESLKRTQEGGLPLDPAIAEAVAEGMKDWAISLGATHYAHWFQPLTNITAGKHDSFIEPAGNGDIVLEFSPKALVKGEPDASSFPSGGLRATFEARGYTTWDPTSPAFVKDGTLYIPTAFCAYNGEALDQKTPLLRSMQAVNDQALRLLRLLGNTTSKCVVPTVGAEQEYFLIDRGLYEKRLDLKICGRTLIGAKPPKGQELDDHYCGRIRLRVADYMKAVDEELWALGIPSKTKHNEVAPAQHELASVFGSANITCDHNQLTMETLRVVAKQKGLACLLHEKPFAGINGSGKHNNYSLSTDDGLNLLSPSKDPAKNRRFLLVLAAFLEAVDDYADLLRASAACAGNDHRLGGCEAPPAIISVFLGENLTQELVSAAEGHSAHENERQMLHTGVAALPDFVKDDSDRNRTSPFAFTGNKFEFRMLGSSQSIALTNVVLNTALADVFQKFCDRLEKAPDRDKEIGAIIADVMNRHGRIIFNGNNYSEAWVQEAKRRGLPVLDSSVEAFDCLTAPKNIALFKRHCVFTEPECLSRVEILLENYSKVLAIESATMIEMVRRQVYPAVVRYTGELAETLNRMRTAGALSESTVRVLGTLTALIDQIDSELDALRDAFARSQSIEDLHEHAVFMRDTVCGCMDSLRAACDAAEHILDFESWPIPTYTDLLLRV
- a CDS encoding anaerobic ribonucleoside triphosphate reductase, which codes for MINTIVKRDGRCVLFDIDKIANAIFKAAQALGGSDYEMAQNLAQQVADYLENTCHNETPSVEEIQDAVEHVLVESGHARTAKEFILYRAQRTKVRDMNTRLMKTYEDLTYKSANENDIKRENANIDGDTAMGTMLKYGSEGAKQFYHMFVLNPVHSKAHLAGDIHIHDLDFLTLTTTCCQIDIEKLFQHGFCTGHGFLREPNDIASYAALACIAIQSNQNDQHGGQSIPNFDYGMAAGVAKTYRKSYLRNIAKALSLFADLENADERAKEIAAQVKEAQGVEPVLADDNGYRGFELPLLCALVDEQTAQKIQRFALREAFKETDRATYQAMEALVHNLNTMHSRAGAQIPFSSINYGTDTSPEGRMVTEKVLLATEAGLGNGETAIFPIHIFKVKEGINFNPGEPNYDLFKLACRVSAKRLFPNFSFLDAPYNLQYYRPGRPETEIAYMGCRTRVIGNYYDKTREIVNGRGNLSFTSVNLPRIAIRSKGDIDFFFEELDRKIDIVIEQLMERYKIQAKKKVRNYPFLMGQGIWLDSDKLGPDDEVGEVLKHGTLSMGFIGLAETLKALIGQHHGESEYAQNLGLEIVGHMRKRMDEATRATGFNYTLLATPAEGLSGRFVRMDRELYGSIEGVTDHDFYTNSFHIPVYFNISASEKIRLEAPYHALTNAGHISYIELDGDPLKNLDAFEQVVRYMKECGIGYGSINHPVDRDPVCGYTGIIDDVCPRCGRHEGEAVSVAKLKELGCYVGAGRDFRGYEGYGK